CCCGCGTTGAGGACGATCACGTCCGTATCTGAAGCGATGAAATTTTCGATTTGATTAAATTGCTGGTTCAGGTCATAGCCACTAGAGACCAGCGTGACTCTGACATCTTCCCCACCAATCTTTTTGGCTTCCGCTTCCGCCCCTCGTCCCATCAGCACGAAAAAAGGATTACTCAAATCCCCTACCGTGACAGCCACAGATTTCAGCTTCACCGCTTCATTGCCTGGGTTGCCCTGATTGCCTTCAATCGCTAATCGGTTGTTTGGGGTCGTCGGTGAGCAAGCCACAAGGGCACTACTGGCGAGACTCAAAGCGCCAGCAGCGATCGCTACTCTCTTCACGTTCATCTATTTCCACCAACTCATCAAGAGAGCCAACAGAATATAGATCTGTAAATTAATCAAAAGCATGAGCTAGCCCTGAATGACTCAGACCTAACTGAGAGGCATTTGAGCTTCTACAATTTCAACTCTTCCTAATATTTTGTTTTGATTTAGAAAAGAGCGCTATTAGCTCCAACTAATTGAATGCCTAACTAGATGCAGAATTATCTCTACACCTCAAAGCATTAAATTATTTACTTATGTTAAAACACATTTAGAAGTGTTTAATCTCGAAATAGCCTTTAGCTAAAACTGCTAGAAGACGTTGCTATTAAACTGACAGATTTATATTCAAATGACCCTTTACTCTGTTTATCCTCCGCTTTTATAAAAACAAACCACATCTATCCAATGGCTTAGTTAAAATCCCTAACTCAATTAATAATTTTTTTTATCTTTAATGTAATTTTATTTAAACCTAGAGGTAAATCAGTTAAGCGATCGCCCTTTCTACAGTTTAGAAATAAAGCGATCGACAAACCTAGAAAATAGATCTGAAAATTAGGTGACACTTTTATATTTTCAACTATGCTTCATTAACAGTTTCTGTAACTTCACTGCTAGTGGTTTCATCTGGTAGAGCAGCGATCGCGGCTAAAATGCTTGCAGCATTTCCTTTGGGAGCATTAGCATCATTAGTCTTGATAATAACTTGTACCTCCGTTCCTTCTGGTAGATCAATCGGCTGAGTCAGTCTTAAAACCCCGTTTTCATAAATGGCCGTAATTGTTTTCATAGTGCTCCAGTATTAAGTTGATTAACTTATATAGTAGTCCCAAATTATTTATAAAATTAGCGATCGCCCCTCTCATCTAGAAAAAAGCGATCGCACACATCACCACTTAATTGAGTAATGAAATTTTAAGCAGGAATTACAATATCGGGTTTGGTGCTTTGAACGATCGCAAATAGCTCAGCTTGCTCAGTAGCAGGGACAGAAAATTTGTCTAGGGTTTGTTGAAAATCGTCCAAAAAAGACTCCCACTCTTCTGCTGTAATTTTGAGGTGAGCGTGGGAATCGTGCATCGAGCGACCACTGTATTGTTGCGGGCCACCCGTTGCCCAGCAGACCATTTCTGTTACTAAATATTTGAAGCCAGATCTAGAAACGCGATGATGCGCTTCATCAACTAGCGGGTTGGAATTGAGGCGCGGGTCATCCATGATGCGATCGATAAAGTCATCGACTACAGTAGCAATGCTGTAGACACCACCGAGCCGCTCGTAGAGAGAAGTTGCCTGAGATTGCATAGTGTAGGTTCTCCTGGGGGTTAGTGCTTATTGTTCCCGACACAAAAGACAGCTATTCCAACGCTTCAAGCAATGCAACAAGCGATCGCCTTAAGACTGCGGTTGGTATTCTCGCTGGATTTCGTCTAGGGCTTGCCGCAGATCATCGGCATGGAGCCAACCGACAAATCCACCGTAGAGACATTGCCCTCTGGGACTGGCAACAAAGACGTGATCCACGCCAAACGGATTTTTCCAGGTGCGAACCGTGGTGCCATCCTGAAAAGTGAAAAGGGTTTGCGATCGCTCAAAATCGCGGCGGTGAGCATCGGTCATGCCTGCCACCAAGCGCAAGCGTTGAATCAGGTGCCCGCTCAACTCCGATTCTT
This region of Trichocoleus desertorum NBK24 genomic DNA includes:
- a CDS encoding antitoxin family protein translates to MKTITAIYENGVLRLTQPIDLPEGTEVQVIIKTNDANAPKGNAASILAAIAALPDETTSSEVTETVNEA
- a CDS encoding group 1 truncated hemoglobin encodes the protein MQSQATSLYERLGGVYSIATVVDDFIDRIMDDPRLNSNPLVDEAHHRVSRSGFKYLVTEMVCWATGGPQQYSGRSMHDSHAHLKITAEEWESFLDDFQQTLDKFSVPATEQAELFAIVQSTKPDIVIPA